Genomic DNA from Solanum dulcamara chromosome 4, daSolDulc1.2, whole genome shotgun sequence:
GAAATTAACCAAGTATGCTGACTGTGTTCCTCGATATGCTAACTTATCCAGatctatattttataaattcttGCTTCTCCTAGTGGCCGTCCATTTATTACATTGCTTGACCTCCTGTATAGTACAGAAAGTACTTCAATTTGTGACTCATGATGAATTCTCTTGCTCATACGGATCCCCTTCTAATTTCACAACACTCTAGTATTAAAAACATTTTGAACTTTGATCTTAAAGGagttcaaaatatgaagaagtaaataTATGAATTAGATAAATATGattcaatatttattataaatacataaaaaaaaaaacaatttgcAACCTTATTTAATAGGTTAATTAGGTTTAAAATTGGAAAGTATTTCCTAGCCGTCCAAGATAGGAAGTTGAGCGCCGCTATATCAAAAGTAATTTGGTTGAATAATAGGACTAGTCCACATCCCTCGTTTAATAGGTTTTGCAAGTTGCAACCTCCAACTTGCaatcataattaattaaaacaagAAACTATAAAAGAACCTTATCCTATATATCTATTATATTCCTATAAACAGTGAAACAAAGCATCATGGGTGTGATCTAATGGATCATGAACAAAGCCCTACTTGTTCGACATACGAATCCAAGATAGTATACTTTTAAAGTCATGTTAATAATTCATATTACTCTGTGACATTTTTACAACAATTGATTGATGCAAATgtaacaaaaaatttaaaagggaTAAGACACAAGACTCTGAACTATGATAAAATTGTCGATTATGCATCAAAATTATGTGAAGGTTTTATTACCTTACGtgaacttaatttttttggtaTTATCTAAACCTCTGAATTATTTTGGTCCATTTTTTGTTGCTGATTAAGTGTATTTTTTTATCaagtttttatgagtttttggtctTGTTTTCGTGTAGTTTTTTCAGCAATGTTGATTCAGTTTTCTTCCATGGCATGAATAAGAATAACAACTTGCAAGTTTTATACACTaaataaatgaagaaaattTGTGTAAATTATGAACTTTAAATATCAAGAATAATATTATAgatatcaaaataagtgatGCATCTTCATAGATACAAAAATAGTGCAAAAATGCGTGCaataacattatttttaatacacacAATAAATCAAACATAAAACCCAATATGCGATCTTGACAATTAAGTTGAGGGGGTAATAAGATACAGGATGATAATAACTCACTCTGACATAATTgagtaaaaaattaaattcagtAGGTTAATAAAATCCTCACGAAATTTACATCTGTTGTAATTGACAATTTCAGGAGAGTTGGGGAATTATTATGCCTTATCCCAATTTAAAACAGTAAAAAGATGCATCACGAATGCCCATGTCCTCATGCATCATTAATTCCATAACCACTAGCTAGCTAACGCAATACCCATGTCCTGAACTAACCAAAACCTTTGTTCTATAtattctcctcttttttttttacatccAAAGCTACCTCTCACACACAATTGGAACGACAAATATTCTCCCTCTTAATTCCCACAAAAATGAGTGGAGGCGGCAATAGCAAACCAATTACCTCCACTCTCttcattttccttttcctaTTTGCTTCTATTCAATCAGCTCGTCCGCCATTCGCCTGCGACCAAAAAGACAGAGCAACTAAAAATTTCCCCTTTTGTCAAACCAATTTGCCCATTGGGGACAGAGTAAGGGACCTCATCGGGCGATTGACATTGCAAGAGAAAGTGAAACTATTGGGGAACAATGCGGCGGCTGTGCCGAGGCTGGGTATTAAAGGGTACGAATGGTGGTCGGAGGCACTTCATGGAGTGTCAAATGTAGGACCAGGGACTAAATTTGGGGGTGAATTTCCAGGAGCTACCAGTTTTCCTCAAGTCATTACTACTGCTGCTTCTTTCAATGCTTCATTGTGGGAAGAAATTGGACGGGTAAGAGAATTCAGATATTACTATATATGATGCTCTGTTAATTCTATTGAAGTTTTAAGTTCTTTGCACTAACTACATTGTCGAAAAAACCTGCATAATCTAATCAATTATGCTGAAACTATAATTAtagttcaaaataaaaataaaactacatATTGATTAAGCTGGAATTAATTATGTTAATATTAGTTATCCTGATATTATTTCTTAGTAAATGTTTGATTATACATTTCATAAAAAGTGTAAAAGACGTGAACAATTAAGTGTACAAAGGATTTTTATTGATAATTATTATCTGGTGAACTAGTAAAACAATAAACACGGTGTAAAAATAATGTACAACTAATTAAAATCCGCTAAGCATACTTTTGTAAGGGTTACTTTCTCTGTGGTGCTTAATGCTCAGTAGAGATCTTACGCTATTTTTCGATTGTTGCGCCAGCATGGAATTGCTGAATGTTGGCGGTGgccattttttaaatttctaataCACGAAAGTATgttcagatttttttttgatattttccaaattatttttttgctatTTGAAACAACTAACTTGTTGCCAATGGTTAATTAATATCGTTATGcacattttattatattaaggCTCCTCGTTATCCTTTGATTCGAAAGAGAATATATTGGGAGTGGGATAGTTGGGGAGTAATTAagataagagaaaaaaaatattaaaggtACATTTTTGTATAAAGTAGAGGTTTACTTTCTTGTGTGCAAGGCCAATCAAAGGTTTGGCTGCTTTAAGAAAAAGTTGGCAAGTCTGTGGAAGGGTCCCATAGGCCATAACTTATTAGACAGTGACTATATGTAAGGGCATCAAACCAAGTTGCAATTTTTCCAGAACAGGCTCTGTTTTCTATATTAGGTCACACCCTTTTATCAACTCCAAATCGAATCTCCCTTTTATAAATTTTACATTCATTATTTCAAACCTCAATTTGAATCGCAACGTGagatttaaagaaaatagtttactcccttttttccaaaataattaaattgttgaAATATGACACAcatcttaagaaaaaaaaaataaagacataagttagtttgtttttttgtatttttgttattttcaaaCTTCATGCTAACTTTTAATActcatttaatttattcttggaaatttggaaatttaattaatgaaggataaaattggggaaaaaaaacaatatatatcttGAATagtgaacaattcaattattttaaacactaaaaaatactccaacaattcaattattttgaaatgaagGGAGTATCAGTTAAATACTCCCCTCGTCAAATATTACTGGTCGATTTCAAGTAGGACGGAATATGGAAAATTGGACAAGTAATATGTGATGGAGGGATTGTCGATTTCATGAAACATAATTTCGAAAAAACTTCAaccttaattttataaattaggcTGAACATGCTAATTTAACCCACATTAGGTATTTGAATTAAAACAGCATACAAATGTGTCATTTAATagtcttttaattttgaatgtaGACAGATAAACAGATAAAGTTGTCTTTTTGTTTATGGAGTTTAAATAATAAGGGTGATATGCAGGTGGTATCAGATGAAGCAAGAGCAATGTACAATGGAGAGATGGGAGGTCTGACATATTGGAGTCCAAACGTGAACATTTTGCGAGACCCAAGGTGGGGAAGGGGACAGGAGACTCCCGGTGAGGATCCAGTCGTAGCCGCTGTATATGCCGAGCGTTATGTTAGAGGTTTACAGGGAAATGAGGAAGGTGACCGGCTGAAAGTAGCAGCATGTTGCAAGCACTATACGGCCTACGACCTCGATAACTGGAGTGGCGTTGACAGATTCCACTTTAACGCTAAGGTAAATTCACTACTTATATTACTTTATGACAAGTCAtgcatatatttatatttattttaataattatgagGGGGAATGTACTACACAGGTTAGCAAGCAAGATATTGAAGATACATTTGATGTACCATTTAGAAGTTGTGTTAAAGAAGGTAAAGTGGCTAGTATTATGTGCTCTTACAATCAAGTCAATGGCATACCAACTTGTGCTGATCCAAAACTTCTACGAAAAACCATACGCGGAGGTTGGGGTCTCAACGGCTACATCGTCTCCGATTGTGACTCCGTCGGAGTTTTCTACGAGAGCCAACACTACACATCAACGCCTGAGGAAGCTGCTGCTGATGCTATTAAAGCGGGTCTAGATTTAGATTGTGGGCCTTTTTTGGCCCAACATACTGAGAATGCAGTGCTTACTGGTATTCTCAAAGAGGCTGCTATTGATACCAATTTAGCCAATACTGTTGCTGTTCAAATGAGGCTTGGGATGTTTGATGGAGAACCATCAGCCCAACAATATGGACATCTTGGCCCAAGAGATGTTTGCAGCCCGGACCATCAAGAACTCGCACTTGAAGCTGCTAGGCAGGGCATTGTTCTTCTTAAGAATCATGGACCTGCTCTTCCTCTTTCTCCTCGGCGCCATCGTAATGTTGCTGTCATTGGACCTAATTCCGATGTTACCGTCACAATGATCGGAAATTACGCAGGTAAAAAATAGTTATTCATTCATTAGAAACAGTTAAGGTCACAATTTGCACATTTTTAATGGACAAATTGGGCTCTTTTTAAAATGTAGGTGTTGCATGTGGATACACAAGCCCATTACAAGGTATTGCAAAGTATGCAAAGACCACACACGAAAAAGGTTGTAGTGATGTGTCTTGCACTGACGATAAATTATTTGCTGGAGCTGTAAATGCTGCACGTCAAGCAGACGCAACGGTGCTGGTAATGGGCCTAGACCAGTCTATTGAGGCTGAATTTAGAGATAGAACTGGGCTGCTTTTGCCTGGGTTCCAACAAGAACTCATCTCCGAGGTATCCAAGGCCTCGAAAGGTCCTGTAGTATTGGTCCTTATGTCTGGAGGCCCAGTTGATGTTACATTCGCTAATAATGATCCTCGAATTGGTGGTATTGTGTGGGCTGGCTATCCTGGACAAGCTGGTGGTGCTGCCATTGCTGATGTCCTTTTTGGAGCCCATAATCCAGGTAAACTCACTATAAACCACCTTTAACCAAAACTGGGCTTCTACTCATTTTGATGCCACGGTACATGTTATATGAATCATTTGTATTTATTCCGCTGGGCGTCTATAATGATTAACGTGTCACAATTAGAgttgtacagggcaaatcgataaatcgcatcaaaccgacaaaccgaaccaaaccggaaaaaaaaattcgactagtggtttggtttgacttggtttggtgtttgaaaaaaaaaaccgaccattatagggttggtttggttttaactaaaaaaagtcaaaccgaacccaaaccgatccgattatagatatattacttttaaattatgttatacataaaaatatttattaaaatgtaatttataaatatttttttaaaaatgttcataatttttgttttctttcttacatttagatttggacttaagaagctcatctaaataatatacaaaaaaaactcatcttataaggttatattataaagttaaaacttcaaatagtgttctgcctccatcttatatgttgatattttgtactagaactctttttaagaagcactgttctgtgctttttattagatactatgaaaaattcgagaaacccgaaaaaatccgaaaacccaaaaaatccgagaaaaattgatatcgaaaaacccgacttttattggtttggtttgatttatagatttaataacccgacacaaatggtttggttggATACGATTATTTTCAGGTGGGAAGCTTCCAATGACATGGTATCCGCAGGAGTACCTAAACAATTTACCAATGACAACAATGGACATGCGATCAAATTTAGCCAAAGGATACCCTGGTAGAACTTACCGTTTCTACAAAGGTCCATTAGTATACCCATTCGGGCACGGATTAAGCTACACAAAATTCGTAACCACAATTTTTGAAGCTCCAAAAACATTAGCCATTCCAGTACACGGCCGCCATACTTCCAACAGTACAAGCATATCGAACAAGGCAGTCCGAGTGACACACACAAAATGCAGCAAGTTATCAATTCAGATTCATATCGACGTgaaaaatgtaggaaaaaaggACGGTTCACACACATTGCTCGTATTTTCAAAGCCACCCGTTGGGGTATGGGCACCACATAAACAATTGGTCGCATTTCAAAAAGTGTACATCCCTGCAACATCACAACAACGTGTGGCGATAAATATTCATGTGTGCAAGTATTTAAGTGTCGTAGATAAGGAAGGTGTTCGAAGAATTCCTATAGGTGAACATAGTCTTCACATTGGTGATGCTAAGCATTCCTTATCACTTCAAGGATCAGTTCTTGGGGTTATTAAATCttgatgaaattttatttttttgggtaaaATCTCCAGGTAAAGATTTCTTTGCGTTTTTAATGGAGATTCTTATTCAACAAGGGGATAACCAAAAAATTAGATTTTATTagataagaagaaagaagataTTGTGTTTGGGAAATTGATTGTAACTTTTTATTGAAAGAAATGGTATTTTCTGTTTTTCATACGCTCTGCTtctgtatcataaaattcaAGAGCAACAATATTATTAcggaaaatttaaaaaaaaaaaaagggcgaTAAACAATTGTAATTAATGGCAACGCAGATTATTACTAGTATAAACCAAGGCATGCTAATTAAACTGAACATTTACTAGGTAATAGCTGAACGTGTGATGGTCATACcaaattaaattagtaatttGTAGTTGTGAAATGCACAAGGCATACAAAACCAATGTTTGAGTTAAGGGGTAGGTGTGAATGGAAAATGGAGGGGATATTGAAGCTAAAATTCATTTCAAATAAGAATTTTCTTCCTTATTGGTGGTGGAAAGGAAGACACCAAATCTGTTCTAAATATGTGTTTTTCGCACCATTTTTTTTTGGCTATAGATAGAGAGGTTTACCCTTATTTTctgtatattttcttacaaataacaAATCGAGTCTCGTTTAATGTGAGACTATCTTTGAGTTCGAAAAAATTATAGGCGTTTCATGAGGTATCGCTACTCCTATAACAAGTATATCTGTTTTTTCATTGAGCTATGGGAGGAAGTAATCCATCACCTCAAATATAGTAAggtgattaatttttttaaggcCACACAATAAATTATGTGAtctcatttatttatttctttataatagtttttcttttgtttattttggaatttttgaataaaaacaACTAATTCTCTCCAAATCTGATTGAGACTGCTATTTTTTTTGCCGTTCATAATTATTTGTCACTTAAATTTGCAACGAGAAATAGTAGTAACACTTCAATAACTTCACCCCACATGGCCTTTTACGAAGACCAGTCTTGAGTTATATTTTGGACGAGGAAATGTGTTCAACTAGATAGAAAGTCTTGTAACATCGAAAAGTGTGGTGTGATGGATGGTCCCTCCACGTTCTATTCTTAGTCAGAGACACGATATcgaatttgagttttgaaaataagaaaatgtaCATAGTGCAATTTCCTTAAATAAGCTTTATAcgacataaatttaaattaattgagTCAGTCAATTCGATATATAAGATGGTTATACAACAACAAAAGGTagaaatttttggaaaaaataccTCAAGCTCACCTAAAGAACACTCAAATACTGCAaatgaaagaaggaaaagagGCCTAGTAGTAAGATGAAACATATTAAACATTTAATGGACATAAAGGTTGCTGGAATTGTATCACAGCAGAGCTGATTTTTATTCGTAACAAAAAATGCCTTTTAAATGTATATAGAGCTCGACTGAAAAATAATGGGCACCAaggtgtttttttttgtttgtttttttctttttttgttaagTTGGCTATTTCAGAAGTATGGGCCGATAGTGGCCAGTAGTATCAACACTACAATTAAAAATGTCTCTAATTAAAGTAATTCCGGTTGGGGTGACGAAGCATTACAATAAAAGTTagatattataataaataataaaaataaattagacacgaaaattttatgtggaaacccctcaaacagatagaggggacAAACCACGTGgtagaaggatcttactatgataatatgggagtacactactctcaaatgcaaggagaaaacaacaattaacacttctctcttgtaaaagaaacaactcactaaagaggacactcaaaactataatatttatcttggtgtataactctttttgtgtttttactcttttggattgtattttgtaggataatctaaatgaggggaagaggccctctatttataggaaactagaaacgcgtaaaattcGC
This window encodes:
- the LOC129887129 gene encoding probable beta-D-xylosidase 2; its protein translation is MSGGGNSKPITSTLFIFLFLFASIQSARPPFACDQKDRATKNFPFCQTNLPIGDRVRDLIGRLTLQEKVKLLGNNAAAVPRLGIKGYEWWSEALHGVSNVGPGTKFGGEFPGATSFPQVITTAASFNASLWEEIGRVVSDEARAMYNGEMGGLTYWSPNVNILRDPRWGRGQETPGEDPVVAAVYAERYVRGLQGNEEGDRLKVAACCKHYTAYDLDNWSGVDRFHFNAKVSKQDIEDTFDVPFRSCVKEGKVASIMCSYNQVNGIPTCADPKLLRKTIRGGWGLNGYIVSDCDSVGVFYESQHYTSTPEEAAADAIKAGLDLDCGPFLAQHTENAVLTGILKEAAIDTNLANTVAVQMRLGMFDGEPSAQQYGHLGPRDVCSPDHQELALEAARQGIVLLKNHGPALPLSPRRHRNVAVIGPNSDVTVTMIGNYAGVACGYTSPLQGIAKYAKTTHEKGCSDVSCTDDKLFAGAVNAARQADATVLVMGLDQSIEAEFRDRTGLLLPGFQQELISEVSKASKGPVVLVLMSGGPVDVTFANNDPRIGGIVWAGYPGQAGGAAIADVLFGAHNPGGKLPMTWYPQEYLNNLPMTTMDMRSNLAKGYPGRTYRFYKGPLVYPFGHGLSYTKFVTTIFEAPKTLAIPVHGRHTSNSTSISNKAVRVTHTKCSKLSIQIHIDVKNVGKKDGSHTLLVFSKPPVGVWAPHKQLVAFQKVYIPATSQQRVAINIHVCKYLSVVDKEGVRRIPIGEHSLHIGDAKHSLSLQGSVLGVIKS